In archaeon BMS3Bbin15, the DNA window AGCAGAGATTCGACTCCACAGCAGGAAAATCGTTCATATCTTCTGCCATCTCGATTTTCTGGATGATTCCAACAATATCCTCCCTTAATCTTTCCAAATCTTCTGGCTCCTTCTTTACCCTGATTTCCTTATTATGAACAAGATAGTGCCAGACCAACTCTGTTTCCTCTGCATCTCCCCACATATCATCAAGACCAATCTGGTACAGAGCGAGCTGGCGGTCTTTTCTGAAGTATTTAAGAGCTGGAAGATACTGAGAGGTTTTGTAATCATGTATTTCATAATGATTGTCATTTTTCAACGATAACCTGTCAATAAATCCTTTCAGCCTGTATCCATCTATATCAACGTAAATAATCTGCTCCAGTCCTAGAGTCCTGCTGTCATTGAAAGGCTGATATTTATTGTAATAATCAGCAATGCATCTGGCTCCGGTGTCAAAGTAATTCTCTTGAGTGTACTCCTTTTTGACAATTTTAATGTTATTGTGCCAGTTTTTCCCCCATATTTCACAGTAGTGGGCAAGAATATCCTCCATGCTGTTTTCCCTGGATAGCCTGATGTCCCTGTAGAGTTTTTCAAGAGTCTCATGAACCCTGCTGCCCATGAAAGCCTCGATACCCTCAAATTCAGGCTCCATTTTTACTTTATCAATATATCTGTATCTGTAGGCTCTCGGACAGTTCTCAAAGGTGGAAAGCCGTGAATGAGAATAGGTTGCCATAATTCTATCATAAGGATATCTGAGAATCTGCAATAAAAGGTTTTCCAAAAAGAAGAAAAACCAGAAGAAGAATATTATAAATGTGCAGAAAATTAATTTTAAGCTGGGAGATGCCAGTCTTGACCTGAGATACCTCTTAGATAGGGGTTACTCAAGAGAGCAGTCTGTAAGCATTGTGGGAAACAGGTATAATCTGAACAGTAAAGAAAGAAATCTCCTCTACAGGTGCATATTCTCAAAGAGGGATGTTCTTGTGCATATAAACAGGCTTGTTTCTAAGAAGGAGCTTGAAGATAAAAAGCTATGTATAGATGGTTATAATGTGCTCATAATTGTAGAAAGCTATCTTAAGGGTAAGGAGATTATACTCTGTGATGACGGCTTTCTCAGAGATATTTCAGGCGTTTATGGAAAGTACAGATTCGGTAAAATATCAGAGAAAGCTGTGGAAAAGATTTTAAAGGCGCTTAAAGAGCTGAGGGTGAGAGAGGTAGAAGTTTTCTTTGACTCCAGAGTGAGCTTCAGCGGCCAGCTATCATCCTATTTTATGGAGAGAGCAGAGGGATATAATATTCCTTTAAAAGCAGTAGCTGTAAAACAGGGTGATGCCATGGTTTTAAGGTGCTCCGGTATACCCTGCTCAGGCGACAGGAGTATTATCGAAAAAGCAGAGCAGATTTTCGACCTCGCCCACTATATAATCCCTGAAGATGACATAGTCAACTACCCCTCCCTAAACCCTCGGGTTTTGAGGCAGGGGCTTGCTGATGCAAGCTCCGAGTTGATTAGGAGGTATTGATGCAAAACATAGATACAGAAGTTAGGAATGTGAAATACATACACAC includes these proteins:
- a CDS encoding PD-(D/E)XK nuclease superfamily protein, with amino-acid sequence MATYSHSRLSTFENCPRAYRYRYIDKVKMEPEFEGIEAFMGSRVHETLEKLYRDIRLSRENSMEDILAHYCEIWGKNWHNNIKIVKKEYTQENYFDTGARCIADYYNKYQPFNDSRTLGLEQIIYVDIDGYRLKGFIDRLSLKNDNHYEIHDYKTSQYLPALKYFRKDRQLALYQIGLDDMWGDAEETELVWHYLVHNKEIRVKKEPEDLERLREDIVGIIQKIEMAEDMNDFPAVESNLCSWCEFQPLCPNHAHIIKTEQMPKNRFLEEPGVRLVNKYTAFLEEKRDFLRKIDAELRELKEALVDYSRREGVEVIAGSDVRARVKIKEISKYPAKKEIARKELERLLKKAGLWERVSDLNVYTLAKMVDSESLEPELLDRIKVYQTKEEDCRIYLSKKRNVEE